Below is a genomic region from Solidesulfovibrio fructosivorans JJ].
AAAAGATCTGCCGCGCTCCATTTTGATGCTGACGCTCAACGACAAGGACACGGGTGCGCCGCTGGCCTACATGTCGGCCAACATCCTCAGCGCCTATCGCACCGGCGCGATCCCCGGGGTCGGCGTTCGCTATTTTGCCCGCGAGGAAAGCCGCGTTGTGGGCATTGTCGGACCCGGCGTCATGAGCAAGACCGCCTTTGACGCCTTCATGACCGTGCGTCCCGGCATTGCGCGCGTCAAGGTCAAAGGAAGGGGCAAAAAATCCATCTCCAGTTTCATCGATTACATCAAGAACAAATATCCGTCCGTAAAAGCCATTGAACCCGTCGACGCCATTGAAGACGCGGTGCGCGATGCCGACATCATCTGCGTAGCCACCTCCTCTCCGACAGGCAACGTCAACGAATACCCGTACATCAAGGAGGAATGGATCAAACCCGGTGCGGTCATCTGTTGCCCCGCCGCAGGACGTTTCGACGATGACTTCATCCTCAACCGCGCCCGCAACGTCGCAGATTACGTTGGGCTCTATGAAGCCTGGGCTGAAGAGATGCCGTATCCCGCCTACCACACCATTCCCATCCCGGCCGTGCATTGCATGGATCTTATCGCGGAAGGTCGGATGGACAAGAAGCAACTCGAGGATTTGGGCGACGTCATAACAGGAAAGCTGCCGGCACGCAGGCGCGATGACGAAACCGTTATCTATTCTGTCGGAGGCATGCCCATCGAGGATGTGGCCTGGGGGACCACCGTATACCGCAACGCTCTGGAACAGGGCATAGGCACCCGACTCAACCTCTGGGACAAACCGCAGCTCGCATAAACCTGGCATGGCAGGAAAACTATCGTGCGCATCGAACAGCATCCCATTCTCGGGGAAACCCCGAAAGGCAAGCAGGTCACTTTTATCTGCGATGGCCAGGAGGTGACCGGCATAGAAGGCGAACCCATTGCCGCGGCCCTTTACGCGTCGGGACTGCGGGTTCACCGATACACGACAAAGCACCGTGAGCCGCGCGGCGTGTTCTGCGCCATCGGCCGATGCACGGACTGCGTCATGATCGTGGACGGAAAACCGAACATACGCACCTGCGTCACCCCGCTGGTGGCGGGCATGCATGTGCAGACCCAAAACGGCGTCGTTCCCATGGGCGAGGAGAACAAGGAATGACCAGACATGACCTGATCATTGTCGGAGCGGGGCCAGCTGGTCTGTCAGCAGCCATCGAGGCCGCGAGGCGGGGACTCGACGTCGTTGTCTTCGACGAAAACGCCAAGCCAGGCGGCCAGCTCTTCAAGCAAATCCACAAATTTTTTGGCTCAAAGGCACACAAGGCCAAGATTCGCGGCTTCAAAATCGGTGCGGACCTGCTGCGTGAAGCCAACGAGGCCGGTGTCCGGGTCGTGCTCGGAGCCGCGGTGACGGGGCTGTACCTGGACCATGAGGTTACGGTTCGAATCGATGATCGCCTGGAGCATTACAAGGCCGACGCCATCATCGTGGCAACGGGCGCATCGGAAAACATGGTGCCCTTCGAGGGCTGGACATTACCCGGTGTCATCGGCGCTGGCGCAGCCCAAACCATGATGAACCTGCATCACATCAGGCCGGGAAACAGGGTACTGATGCTCGGTTCGGGCAACGTCGGACTGGTGGTCGGTTTCCAGTTGTTGCAGGCGGGATGCGAAGTGGTGGCCGTGGTGGACGCGGCTCCCCGCATCGGCGGCTACGGTGTGCACGCAGCCAAGCTCGCCCGCTGCGGCGTCCCTTTTTTACTCTCGCACACCATACAAAAGGCCCACGGCACAAACGGAGTGACCGGGGTCACCATCACTCGGATCGGGTCGGACTGGGCTCCCCTCCCTGGGGAGGAAACGTATTACGACGTCGACACAATCTGCCTGGCCGTGGGCCTGTCTCCCATGTCGCAGCTACTGAAAATGGCGGGCTGTCGGATGAAAGACTCCCCGCTCGGATACGTGCCTGATATCGACGCCACCGGTTCGACCAGCGTTCCCGGCATCTTTGCCGCGGGCGACGTCTCCGGCATTGAAGAAGCGAGTTCGGCCATGATCGAAGGACGTATCGCCGGTGTGGCCGCCGCCGAATACCTCGGCTTCATTGGCGCCGGCGACCTTGAGCAAAACGTCGCGGATTTCGAAGAAGCGCTTGGCTGTCTGCGTGAAGGCATGTTTGCCCCGAAAAACCGAGGCAAGGAGATCGCCGCAACCGATGAGGGCATCCCCCTCTCCCGCGCCTTGCTGACCAAGGGCTACCTCGCCAATGACGAACTCGAGCGCTTCCCTGGCATTGCCGCTTCCCGCCGCGAAGGCATTCACCCTGTCATCGAATGCACGCAAAACATCCCCTGCAACCCGTGCCAGGACGCCTGCAAACAACACTGCATTAAAATTGGCGAGAAGATCACCGTCTTGCCGGTAATTGATACGGAACAGCTGTGCACAGGCTGTGGGATGTGCGTGGCTTCCTGCTCCGGACAAGCCATCTTCCTGATCGACGAATCGCAAAATGACGGCTTTGCTACGGTGACCTTGCCCTATGAATTCCTGCCCCTCCCCTCTCCCGGGACCCTTGGCAAAGGATTGGACCGCAGCGGCAGCCCGGTCTGTGATGCGGAAGTCGTGGACGTCAAAACCGTCAAGGCTTTTGACCAGACATCCTTGGTGACCATGCGCGTACCGGCGGACATGGCCATGACGGCGCGTTTCTTTCGTGCGGCAAGTTAAACCGGTGTGCATCGTATTGTCCGCAACAATTGCCCCTCTCCTCAGTGCAAGGCCTTAATCTGGCCGGGAGGAACACTATGCATGATTTCAACGACAGATCGACAGATATCGGCCCGTTCATCCCTCAGCCGGATGATGACTTGCTCATCTGCCGCTGTGAGGAAGTGACCAAAGGCGAAATTCGCCGGGCCGTCCATGACGGCATGTTTACCCTGACAGAGATTCGCCGCTACCTCCGCACGGGCATGGGCCTGTGCCAGGGCCAGACCTGCGGGACGTTAATCAAACGCATTGTGGCCAGAGAGTTGGGCATTTCACCTTTGGAGCTCGAACCAACGGTTTCACGCGCACCCATGCGTCCGGTG
It encodes:
- a CDS encoding (2Fe-2S)-binding protein, which codes for MHDFNDRSTDIGPFIPQPDDDLLICRCEEVTKGEIRRAVHDGMFTLTEIRRYLRTGMGLCQGQTCGTLIKRIVARELGISPLELEPTVSRAPMRPVEMRIMANDVSGNRK
- a CDS encoding FAD-dependent oxidoreductase encodes the protein MTRHDLIIVGAGPAGLSAAIEAARRGLDVVVFDENAKPGGQLFKQIHKFFGSKAHKAKIRGFKIGADLLREANEAGVRVVLGAAVTGLYLDHEVTVRIDDRLEHYKADAIIVATGASENMVPFEGWTLPGVIGAGAAQTMMNLHHIRPGNRVLMLGSGNVGLVVGFQLLQAGCEVVAVVDAAPRIGGYGVHAAKLARCGVPFLLSHTIQKAHGTNGVTGVTITRIGSDWAPLPGEETYYDVDTICLAVGLSPMSQLLKMAGCRMKDSPLGYVPDIDATGSTSVPGIFAAGDVSGIEEASSAMIEGRIAGVAAAEYLGFIGAGDLEQNVADFEEALGCLREGMFAPKNRGKEIAATDEGIPLSRALLTKGYLANDELERFPGIAASRREGIHPVIECTQNIPCNPCQDACKQHCIKIGEKITVLPVIDTEQLCTGCGMCVASCSGQAIFLIDESQNDGFATVTLPYEFLPLPSPGTLGKGLDRSGSPVCDAEVVDVKTVKAFDQTSLVTMRVPADMAMTARFFRAAS
- a CDS encoding (2Fe-2S)-binding protein, giving the protein MRIEQHPILGETPKGKQVTFICDGQEVTGIEGEPIAAALYASGLRVHRYTTKHREPRGVFCAIGRCTDCVMIVDGKPNIRTCVTPLVAGMHVQTQNGVVPMGEENKE
- a CDS encoding tyramine oxidase subunit B, whose protein sequence is MTYPKIEFLYLNEDDMIKAGVTDMAGCVDAMEEMFRLLKVGDFRMGGANNNSHGVMMLFPDESPFPNMPLNGPDRRFMAMPAYLGGRFDMVGMKWYGSNTANKQKDLPRSILMLTLNDKDTGAPLAYMSANILSAYRTGAIPGVGVRYFAREESRVVGIVGPGVMSKTAFDAFMTVRPGIARVKVKGRGKKSISSFIDYIKNKYPSVKAIEPVDAIEDAVRDADIICVATSSPTGNVNEYPYIKEEWIKPGAVICCPAAGRFDDDFILNRARNVADYVGLYEAWAEEMPYPAYHTIPIPAVHCMDLIAEGRMDKKQLEDLGDVITGKLPARRRDDETVIYSVGGMPIEDVAWGTTVYRNALEQGIGTRLNLWDKPQLA